The DNA segment GATCCGCGGATTATCATCCTGTCGTCCCGGTCCATTTATGTAATCTCTAATCGGCCCTTTTTGCAAGCACAAATTTCGAACGCTGCAAAATGGCTTGTCAGGTGCAACGATCAAACCTTTTCCGGAACCACAAAAGGCTCACGGTATGTGCCCCGGCCGAGCTTATTCGCCCAGAAAGCGGGGCCGAAGTCCTCTTTTTCGACGAATGTTTCTTTTTTAGAATCCATTTCGAGCCACGGACCTACCACAACACCTTCTTTTTGCAGATCGATCCAGTTCATGAACAGGTGCTCTTCCAGCCGCCGCCAGACTTTTGCTGCATGGCTGTTCTCGCCTACCGCCTCCTGCGCCTTTTCGGGGTCGCTCTTCTGCCCCATGCGATAGGAGTAGTGAGCCATGTGGCAAAGTGCCGAAGATTTATGTCCCTTTTCAATTTCCGCAGCGAGGTTCTCCCGTTTTCTGCTTCTTACCGCGTCTATGAAGTTCTGCTGATGGTTGCCCCCGCCGTCGCCCCGGAACTGCTTGATCTTGTTGCCGTCATTGTCATAGATCCAGCCGCCCCCGCGGCCGCCGGCGAAATATCCGTCCTTGCACTGGATAATAATGCCAGTCTTGATCCCCCGATAATAATCCATCGAGTTGCGGTTTTTGTTCATAGGCAGATTCTTCACTTCACAGATAACAGGTGCGGACTCGTAGTCGAGTATGGATACCATGGTATTCGGCGTCTCACCGTCATCGTCATAACCGTAACGGCCGCCGACACTTAGCACACGCGGCGCGAGCTTATCCTCCTGCAGTGCCCACATTGCAAGATCGACCTCGTGGATTCCCTGATTGCCGATCGAGCCGTTGCCGTAATCCCATACCCAGTGCCAGTCGTAATGCAGTCTTTCCCGCATCAGCGGCTGAAGCTCGGCAGGACCGGTCCAGAGGTCATAGTCGATATGATCCGGTATAGGCTGCGGTCCGGGCACTTTGCCGATGCTTTTGCGACGGCGATATGTGAGCGTATGCACATACTCGATCTCGCCCAGGCTGCCTTCGTGAATGTACTGCATCATAGGTATCAGTCCGATGTCCGAGCGGTTCTGCGTGCCCGCCTGTACGATGCGGTCGTATTTGCGTGCTGCTTTGACGAGTTGTCGGCCTTCCCAAATATTGTGCGAAACCGGCTTTTCAACATACACGTCCTTGCCTGCCTGACACGCCCAGATCCCTATCAGCGAATGCCAGTGATTCGGAGTCGCGATTACGATCGCGTCTATGTCCTTGCTGTCAAGCATCTTACGAACGTCGGTATAGGTTTCCACCGTCTGCTGGTCGTCGGTAAACTTCTTCTTTTCACGTGCGAGCAGATTGGTGTCCGGGTCGCAGATAGCGACTACGCGTGCGCCTTCAAGTCCACGTAAGTGTTCGATATGGTGTGCACCCTTGCTTCGTATGCCCGCCACGCCGATACGAATATCGTCATTGGCACCGCGAACCTGCGCCCAGGCGCTGCCGGCCATCGTCAGGCCCGCTGTTGCGGCAATGGAACCCTTTACAAAATCTCTTCTGCTGATGCTGCTCATGTTCTTACTCCATGTCCGATCTTGAACAAATAACTTAGTACTCAGGACTTACTTTTACCGCTTCTATTTGCATTTCTAGGAAGTCAACGGCTTGGCCTACTTCGTTCGGAAAGTCCGACCACCTGCATTCCATAGAAATGCCGCCATTATAGCCGATATCCTTCAAGGCCTGCAAGTAGGGCGTGAAATCTTCGCCGTTCTTGCCCGGATACCATCTTCCCTCGTTTTCCGCAATATGACAGTGCCGCAGATATTCACCAGCAGCGATTATCGATTCGGGTCCCTCGCCTTCCTGCATCATGTGATAGAAATCCGCGAGCACCCGAATATTCGGATGATGCACATCCTTTGCGATCGCCAGCGCCTCGTCAACCCTGTTTATGAAGTTGCATTCTTTACTTCGGAGTGGCTCGATCACGACGGTAACGCCGTCTTTGCCCGCAACTGGCCCCATCCTGCCCAAAAGTTCCACGAACTGCTCGCGAGCCCGGGTCGGGTCGAATCCGTCCGGTATTCGTCGCGAAGCTCCGCTGCCGAACACGATGTATTTGACGCCCGCCTCCTCTGCCCGCCTGAATGCGGTCTCGCAGTAAGTTATTATCTCATCGTGCTTTGCGTCAGGTCCGACCGATTTGAGCGATCCGGGCAAAAACCCGTTGCAGGCATATGTTTTCACACCTTCCTCTTCATATTTGCGGTTTGCAGCTTGGAATACATCCTCTTCTTTCGTAGGCACTAGAAAACCCCGTACAGAAGATTCTATGTAATCCAGGCCTGCCCTTTCCATGAATTGCGAGTCCGCTTTGGAAGTGCAAACGCCGATTTTGGGCGAGAAAGGCTCATTTTTGAGCTTAGCCGACTGCCGGGCCGAACAGGAACATAAAAGAAGGGCGATGCAGAGGAATTGGACAAAAAAGAATGTGCGAAGGGGCTGGATTTTTGCCATCAGAAACTCCTCAGAAAATTGCCGGAACCGTACCCGTTTCGATAAGCCTTATAATGGCCGCTTAAAGCAGTGAATGCTCACTGCGGATCAAAATAAAAGGTGGCCGGGTTTGCCCTACACAACGAGACTAACGCTTATGGCTGCTCGGTTCCCCGCCTGACCAGGTTCACGCGCCCCGCTTGCAGGGGACCCGACCATCAAATATATCGATCCAACCCGACGATAGTTCGAAAAACATGCGTTTTTGCGATTCGCCCGGGTTTATTGCGTCCATTATTCTGTTTTGACTGAGCTCCCTTTTCTGCTACGCCTTCATGCAGGGCAGGCAGTATAGCAGACACCAAAAAAATTTCCAGAAAAACCTTTTTATAATGTTAATTTCCACCGGCACGGGCCTTATAATACCTCAAAAGATTGGAGCTTTTCAATTCTACTTTGGTTTAATTTTCGAAAGGGGGCTTCTATGAAAGTCAGAGTCGATGATAGTTGTACAGCATGTGGTCTTTGCGTAGACACCTGTCCGGAAGTGTTTCAAATGGGTGATGAGTTTGCCGAGGTTATTGCCGATCCCGTCCCGCCCGAACATGAAGACTCCGCACAGCAGGCAGCGGATGAGTGTCCGGTAGATGCCATTCACGTCGAATAGACGACCATACCTTTCTATATAAGAAGGTACTATACGGTACAGTTTCTCCAAGCCGTGCGATGTTTTTGCGCACGGCTTTTTTTGTTCTCAGGGCCGGTCACAGATGATTCTCCCAGCTATCGGCTATGCTGAATCGAGGTCCAATCGCGGTTAATTGGCCTGAAAACGCTGATTTAAAATCTTTCTTGCCCTGCGAATTTGCTGGAAATGTTCTGTCATAACCTTTAAGCTGGCGGTTCGGTTTTTGCTAAAGAGAAAATCCTATACGGTAGCTAAAGTTTATGAAAGGTGTGCGAGATGCAGAATACGTCCAGTAATGTCCCAAAACCAGCAAATGAACCGGTATTGAGTTACGCTCCCGGTACTCCCGAGCGAGATCTGCTCAAAGAAGAACTGAACAGGCTCGAAAGCGAAGTCATCGAGATACCGCTTATAATTGGCGGCAAAGAGATCAAGACCGGAAACACCGGCAAATGCATCCAGCCTCATGATCACCAGAAGGTTCTTGCGACTTTTCACAAGGCCAGCGAAGCAGAAGTAGAGCTCGCGATCGAAGCGTCCCTGAAAGCCAAGGATCAGTGGGAAGCACTGCCGTATCAGCAGCGTGCGAACATTTTCCTAAAGGCCGCCGAGCTGCTCAGCAAAAAATACCGCTATACTCTCAACGCTGCCACGATGCTCAACCAGGGCAAGAACGCCTACCAGGCCGAGATCGACAGCGCGTGCGAACTGATCGACTTCCTGCGTTTCAATGCATACTACATGCAGCAGATGTACAAGATCCAGCCGGACCACTGCCCAACAGGCATCCTCAACAGCATCGAGTATCGTCCGCTGGAAGGTTTCATATTTGCGGTAACCCCGTTTAATTTCACCGCTATCGGCGGAAACCTGCCGACATCACCGGCCATGATGGGTAACACCGTACTCTGGAAACCCGCATCGACGGCTGTTTACTCGGCATATTTCTTCATGAAGATCCTCCAGGAAGCCGGTGTTCCCGACGGCGTTATCAACTTCATCCCCGGCTCCGGCAGAGAAGTCGGCGATCCGGTACTGCGTTCGCCTGACTTTGCAGGCATCCACTTCACCGGCTCCACTCCCGTGTTCCAGAACATGTGGAAGACCATCGGCAACAACATCGCCAGCTACAAGAGCTACCCGCGTATCGTCGGCGAAACCGGCGGCAAGGACTTCATGGTAGTTCACAACTCAGCCGACATCGACGCCGCAGCGGCGGCCATCGTTCGCGGTGCATACGAATACCAGGGTCAGAAATGCTCCGCTCTTTCACGCATGTACGTGCCCAAGAGTATCTGGCCTGAACTGAAGGAAAAGGTCTTCACACACGTCAAGTCGATCAAAATGGGGCCGCCTCAGGACTTCAGCAACTTCTTCAACGCGATGATCGACAAGGCCGCATTTGATACATGCAAGGGCTTCATCGACCGCGCCAACGAAGCCAAGGACGCCGAGGTCATCATCGGCGGCAAGTGCGATGATTCTGTCGGCTACTTCATCGAGCCCACCATCATCGAGACCGACAACCCGCAGTATGAATCAATGGTCGAAGAGATCTTTGCGCCTGTCCTGACCGTCTTCCCCTATGACGATGCGGACTTTGAAAAGACCCTCGAACTGTGCAACCAGACCAGCATGTACGGCCTGACCGGCTGCATATTCGCCCAGGACCGCTACGCTGTTCAGAAAGCACACGATGTGCTGCGTCACTCTGCGGGCAATTTCTACATCAACGACAAGCCCACCGGAGCTGTCGTCGGTCAGCAGCCCTTCGGCGGTGGCCGCGGTTCAGGTACGAACGACAAGGCAGGAAGCATGTTCAACCTTATGCGTTGGATATCCGTTCGAACCGTCAAGGAAAACTACAATCCGCCGATCGACTACCGCTACCCGTTCATGGGCTAGTATGATCATTCTAGATCAATTAACAGAAGGGCCGGCTCATTTTTCAGGGGGGTGCATCACAATATTTAGGCACAGTCTTTTATAGCATATTCCCATAAATCGCTGTGCAGTGCGGTTCTGACTTCCAGCATAGCGGATGCTCCTTGTCGGCTCCACCGCATCCCTGAGCTCTTCAGGCGGGCCTGCACAACGGTTTTGCATGAACTTTCTATCGGTCCGCTGTCCACGCGAAGCCCCATAGCCAGCAATTTCGGATAGTCGATCCGCTCAATCCGCCGAGACAGGAAGTTGATCAGCTTCGACAAGGCCTCGGCGTCTTCGCTGCTCGCAACCCGGCTTTTGCTGATTCGCAAGCTCCTGATCAGTTTTTTGGGCCCCTTATCTCGAAGTACATGACAGTATTTGCTTCGCCAGCGATTGCTCCTCTTCGAATTTTCACCGTAAAGCAAACTGGCACACTCGCCAATGTGCTGACAGCAGTGCCAGTAATCAACTACTTGTTTTGCATTAGGAAGATTGCTTTTTATATGCCTGTGAAAACCTTCCGCACCGTCCATTAAAAACGTCATGTCTTTGGCTTTCGATGCTCCAATCCGAATCGCCTCACGACGGGCAAGAGAGCCGAACTGCTTGATCGGACCGAGCACAGCACGATGGCTGACCTTACTACAGGCGTCATCCTCGTAACGCAGAAGTTTGACTTCCTTCCACCCTTCACGACGTACGTTTATCAACACTCCGTCGGCATAGCCATACAGCTTACTGCCGGCAATTTCGTCCCACTTCCGGTCGTCGCTGCTGCAATCACGGTTTTGTCTGATAGAGCCTGAAACCGCCAATATCCGCCTTCTCAGCGATTCGTGAGATATATGAATACTGAAGTCTTGACGCAAAAATCGGCTAACCTCTTTATAAGGGCCACTTGCCGTATGACGCAATACCAGCTCGTTGGCGATCCGGCTGTATTTGCGGCCGCTGCTGACAAGATTGCTGATCGGCTTGCTGCTGCCGCAACTGCAATGATAATAAGTGCCGGTAAGACTTATATTGCCACGCTTGGTGATGAACTCGTAGGATTTGCTGCCCTTGTGTCTCATTTTTTTTTACACTTGCCGCAACGCCGGTAGTCCGAATCAGTCTGGGATTTTTCCAATGCCGTCTGGATAGCCTTTCGCTGCACATCCTTGAGTAAAGGCTCAAGCGTTCTGACGATCTGATCATCGCTGACATCCAGCAACGTCCCATTAGCCGCGGAATCGAGCTCGTCGTGGAGCTCCTGGCAACCCTTGCGAAATTCGGCAACCGCTTCTTCAATCCAATCCTGCTGTGACATGATATACCTCGAAAAATAACCTTTTCTCTAAGTTATACCATATCCAAAATGTTCGCGCCACCTTTTTTTGATGCACCCTTTCAGGGTCGGCCCTTTTTTTGTGCTAAAAATTGCATGACCGATTCCTTATAATGTACGTGGGTGTACGTGGGCATTTGGGGCGGATCCCGCTGCACGGAAGTGAAATCTTTTTTGTGGGAGTTTTTCAATGTCTCGATTTTCGATCATGACCCTTTCGACGGTTATTATTGCAATTATTCTTTCCGCATCCCCGGCTCATGCTGCCATGCAGGAAGAGTTCATAATGTGGTACGACAAACCTGCGGACGATTACGGCTTCAAGAGCCCCCTTCGCTGCTGGGAAGTTGAGAACCCAAACCGAACTCACAAGCCCAATCCTGACCAGGCGTGGGAAAAATACGCACTTCCGCTGGGCAACGGCTTATACGCATTGTGAAATTTTTTCGCGCGCCACGGTTTTAGACTTGCGCCATCGCTAATGATGTGTCATAATTCCTAAAAAATGAAAGGAAATATGGCATGCACATCAGTGAGATCAAGTACGGTGACCTGCAAAAGTTAAAAGAAAAAGCTCGGATTGAAACCAATGCAAAGCAGCGAGATCGATATCGGGTGGTAGCCCTGGCATTGGAGGGATGGCAAACAAAAGCGATCATGACAAAACTTGATCGCAGCAAAAACTTCGTTCAGCGATGGTGTTATTTCTACCGTGATGGCGGCATTGAGGCTATCGCACCAAAACGTCAAAGCGGCAGGCCTACAAAACTGCCACGCAAAAAAGAGCCTGAGTTGATCAAGCGAATTCAAGATGGACCAACCGATTCAGACGGTGGTGTATGTGTGCTACGCGGCAGAGACATAAGACGGATTCTTGAAAGAGAATTTGGCGTAAAATATTCGCTCTTCGGCGTCTATGATCTAATGCATAGATTGGGGCTTTCATGTCTAAAACCAAGGCCTAAGCACCGAAAGAACGATCCGGAAAAAATGCAGCAGTGGTTGGAGCAAGCCCCCTTTTTGTCCAAAAAGTCCGAACAGAAAACCCCGAAAAGAAAATTGAGATCTGGTTCCAGGACGAAGTGCGAATAGGCCAGCAAGGAACACTGACCAATGTTTGGGCTCCAAAAGGATCCAGGCCTACAGCAGTAAAGCAGACCGAGTATGATTGGGTATATATTTTTGGAGCTGTCAATCCTGTCAATGGCAAATCGTCGGCTGTGATTACTCCGACTGTTAACACTGATTATATGAATCACCACCTGAGATTTATAAGCGAGGAGGCAGGCAAAGATGTACATGTGGTTCTGGTTCTTGATCAGGCTGGTTGGCATATCGCTAAACAGTTGGTTGTGCCGAAGAATATCAGCCTGCTTCACCTGCCTGCATACAGTCCGGAATTGAATCCGATAGAACGTCTTTGGGCCTATATGAAGAGTCACTACTTGAGCAACCGCATTTACAAAAATTATGAGGAAATATTCAACGCAGGAACAGTTGCATGGAACAATATAACCTCAGAAATGTTCTGCTCAATATGCAATACTGAATGGATTAAGCATGAGAATTAATCACAATGCGTATTAATCGGCGCGATGGTCTACGGCGGTGTCTCTCTAGAACGCATCCAGCTCAACGAGCACAGCCTCTGGAGCGGCGGACCTGGTTCAGCAGGCTGGATGAAGGACCAGAACAAACACGACGCGCACGAACACCTTGACGAAATCCGCAAGGCACTGCTGGCTGGCGACAAGCGAAAGGCGCAGCAGCTCAGCACCGAACATCTGCGAGGTCTCGGGCCTGACGACAGAAACGAAGCGGACAAGAATTTCGGCCGATACCAGACTTTCGGCGAACTGCACATCGATACCGGCCACGACAAAGAGAACGCCAAAAACTATCACCGCGAACTGAATCTCTCCACCGGTGTTCAGACGATCACTTATGACCTTAACGGCACAAAGTTTACGCGTACAAGCTTCTGCTCCAATCCCGACCGCTGTCTGGTCCTGCATTTTGATGCGGATAAGCTCGACAAGCAGAACATCGCCCTGAAATTTGCAACACCGCACGCGATCGAGACAACAGCACAGGACGGAGTCTTCATCGCAAACGGCAAGGTCGAAAACAACGGCCTCAAACTCGACGGGCGGATCGCAGTACTCAACGAAGGCGGCCAGGTCGACGTTACCAATGAAGGCATTAAAATCGCGAACGCGGACACGGTCACCTTTATTATCGTCCTAGGCACCGACTACGCAAACAACTGGCCCGTATATCGCGGCGAGGATCCAAAGGCGGAAAACATCAGCCGACTGAATGCCGCTGTCGCAAAAGGCTACGACCAACTGAAGACCGACCATATCGAGGACCACAGCTCGCTGCACGGCAGAGTCACCGTCGACCTTGGCACCACTCCCGAAGACGTGCGCAAACTTCCCACGGATGAACGTGTGAAGCTCAACAAACAGACGCCGGACCACGACCTCGAAGAACTGTATTTCCAGTTCGGCCGATACCTGCTGATCGCATCCTCGCGCCCCGGCGGTCTGCCTGCCAATCTGCAAGGTATATGGTGCAACGAGACCGTCCCAGCATGGAACAGCGACTATCATCTCAACATCAATCTGCAGATGAACTACTGGCCCAGCGGTCCATGCAATCTCATCGAATGTCAAAAACCGCTGATCACCTACACCGACGCACTCCGCAAACCCGGCCAGGCAACCGCCCAAGCGTACTTCAACGCAGACGGCTGGACCGCAAATCTCTCCAGCAACCTCTGGGGCTACACCACACCCCATCCAGGCAAGAACCGTCCGCGGTACTGGGCCTTCTTCCCAATGGGCGGAGCATGGCTGACAACCCACGCATTCGAGCAGTACGCGTTCGGCATGGACGAAGATTACCTGCGGCAGATCTCCTGGCCGATCATCGCAGGCACCGCGGATTTTCTCATGGACGCGCTCTACGAACTGCCCACCGGCGAACTCTCCAGCACCCCGAGCTGGTCGCCCGAACATGGCCCGATCTCAAAAGGCACAACGTGCGACATCGCTATGGCGCGCGAGGCTCTCAAGGGCGCGATCATCGCTGCCGAAGTACTCAACGAGACCGGACCGCGGGTGCAGCAATGGAAGCAGGCGATGGAAAAGCTCGTCCCGTACAAGATCGGTCAGCACGGCCAGCTCCAGGAATGGTACGAAGATATTGACAACCCAAAGGACAAACACCGCCACCTCAATCACCTGTTCGGCCTGCACCCCGGAACCCAGATCGATCCCGTACATACGCCCGAACTCGCGAAGGCCGCCAAAACAACACTGACCCAGCGGGGCGACGGCGCTACAGGCTGGTCAATGGGCTGGAAGATCAACTTCTGGGCAAGAGTCCATGACGGCGATCATGCTTATACGCTCATTCGCAACCTGCTCAAACGCGGCACCAATCCAAATCTGCTGGACGTGCATCCGCCTTTCCAGATCGACGGCAACTTCGGCGGTACAGCAGGCTTTGCCGAAATGCTCATGCAGAGCAAATACCGTCGCGACGGCGGCGAGATCATGCTCCTGCCCGCACTGCCCAGCGCTTGGGCCGACGGCTCAGCCAAAGGACTGCGTGCCCGCGGCGGCTTCGTCGTAAGCGATCTGCAGTGGCAGGACAGCAAGCTCACCGCTGCAAGCGTCCTCAGTGAAAACGGCGGCGAACTGACCGTCAGATGTGCCGGCAAGAAATGGGACTTCAAAACCGAGCCCGGCAAAACTGTTGAAATACCGCTGGACTAAAAGGCCGGCATTAAATCGCAAACAGAAAGGGCCGGCTCATTAATATGGGTTGGCTCTTTTTTTGTTCACTGTGCCGAAGCTCACAGCAGCCACTTCTGCCCCAGCGCCACCCATGCAGGTATCGTCGCAAAGCCCAGCAGCGTCGTCGTCGCGATTATCACAAGAGCGGTCACCGGCTCACCCTTGTAATGCCGTGACAGCACCAGCGTAAACATCGCTGCAGGCATCGCGGCCTGCACGATCAGTATCTCGCGTGTCTGCACATGTCCCGCCGCAAAGCTCGCAACCGTCAGCACCAGCAGCGGCATCACCGCAAGCCGAATGATCGACCCCGCCACTGCCGTCTTCAACAGCGACCGATCCGTGAACCGCACATGCTGCAGCCGCTCGGCCAGCGTAGAACCCGAGATCAGCAGACCCAGCGGGATCGCCACCGCACCGGCAGACGAAAAAAACTTCTGCACCGGCACGGGCACCGGGTTAGCGTCGAACGCGTTCTTTATGAGCAGCGCCACTATCAGCGAAATCAGCGGCGGATTTATAATCTTCTTCCAGCAGTTACGATCGAACTTGCCGCTCAGCACTGTCACACCGACCGACCACAGACAAAGCTCAACGCCCGAGGTGAATATGAACACAAGCCCCACCACCTGCTGCCCGAAAAGACTCCCGATAAGATACAGCGGGATGTACGCGTAATTGTGCATGCCCGAACATGTCGCGAAAGTGTGCCTCGTGCTCGGCTGATCACGAAAGACGAACCAGCCGACCGCAAGCGATATCATGATGCCCACCAGCGGCATCGCAAACCCCCACGCGAACAGCTCCGCGATCAGGCCCGCCGATGTATCCGTCGCCTCATCGGTTATCGACGCGAATATCAAACACGGTATGAACACGTTGATGATCAGCCGCAGCATCTGGTCCTCGCTGTTGCGGTTGAGCCATCTAAGTTTGTGCGCCGCCGCCCCCACGCCCAGCAGCATAATGATCGGTATCAGTGAATTTATAACAGCCGTAAAATACATATCCATCCATAAAAAAATGGGCAACACGTTATCCGTGCGCCCATTGTATGCGATGCCGCTCTAATTGAAAGCTTAAACGCTCTTATTCGCTCAGCAGCTCAAAAACATAGTCCGCGATGTCAGTGTTGTCGATATAGTGCCCGCGAACCGGGTCGAACCCGTCCGCCCGCATCACGAATTCTCGTCCCGCCCGCCCCTTCACGTAAAACGGAACCAGCGAATTCGTATGTCCGCCGCTGTGCCATTCTCCGCCGGGCATTTTCCCCTTGCCGTTGTTTACGATCTCCTTCCATACAGGCCCGTCCTCGTTCGCACCCGACCCCGGCCCTGTCAGATACCCCGTCTCATGGTCAGCCGTCACGACCAGCATCGTTTCCTGCCAGTTGGAATTCTCCTCGACCCAGTCCACGACCGTCTCGACCGCTCGGTTGAACTCGATCTGCTCCTCGATCATCCTCGGCAGATTGTTCCCGTGCCCCGCCCAGTCGACCGCTCCGCCCTCGATCATCATACACAGGCCGTCTTCGTCTTCATCCAGCACGTTTATAGCGGCCCTGACCATCGTCGCAAGCGCAGGCACGCCCTTGTTTCGCTCCACTGCGTAAGGCTCCTCCTGTTCCCTGCCGCCTGCCCGGTTATACTGCAGCGTGCTGCGAACTCGCGGAATCCCCAGCACCCGCTTAGGCGTATCACCCTCGCCGATCTTCTCAAAACCGTCCCCCGTATCAACAAACGTCCAGCTATCGCGTTTACCGTCGCCGTCCGCATCCGCGCCTTCAACCTCACCGTCCGAAATATCCGCCCACGCATCCGCACCGCCGACAAATTTAAAATCCTTAGGCTCTTCCACACTCTTTGCGTTTTCGTCATACAGCGGATGCCCGCAGCCCATGATCACCTCCAGCCCACTCTCGTATATCATCTCACGCGCGATCTCGGCATAGTTGCCCCGCGCGACATTGTGCGCCGAAAAGCCCGCAGGCGTCGCGTGTGCGAACTGGACACTCGTGACCACCCCCGTCGCCCGTCCGCTCTTTTCCGCAGCTTCGAGTATGTTGGCAAGATCGAACCTGTCCAGATCAACGCCGATCGCGCCTTTG comes from the Anaerohalosphaera lusitana genome and includes:
- a CDS encoding alkaline phosphatase, whose product is MYLRGVKKLSVVFACVGVVFFAAGVCPAEEAGRAASPKNIIIMIADGCGFNHVDTASYYQYGHKGRQVYEQFPFKIAMSTYAAGQTYEPEQAWKYFNYVEGGGYARCTDSAAAATAMSTGTKTYKGAIGVDLDRFDLANILEAAEKSGRATGVVTSVQFAHATPAGFSAHNVARGNYAEIAREMIYESGLEVIMGCGHPLYDENAKSVEEPKDFKFVGGADAWADISDGEVEGADADGDGKRDSWTFVDTGDGFEKIGEGDTPKRVLGIPRVRSTLQYNRAGGREQEEPYAVERNKGVPALATMVRAAINVLDEDEDGLCMMIEGGAVDWAGHGNNLPRMIEEQIEFNRAVETVVDWVEENSNWQETMLVVTADHETGYLTGPGSGANEDGPVWKEIVNNGKGKMPGGEWHSGGHTNSLVPFYVKGRAGREFVMRADGFDPVRGHYIDNTDIADYVFELLSE
- a CDS encoding AEC family transporter; its protein translation is MPIFLWMDMYFTAVINSLIPIIMLLGVGAAAHKLRWLNRNSEDQMLRLIINVFIPCLIFASITDEATDTSAGLIAELFAWGFAMPLVGIMISLAVGWFVFRDQPSTRHTFATCSGMHNYAYIPLYLIGSLFGQQVVGLVFIFTSGVELCLWSVGVTVLSGKFDRNCWKKIINPPLISLIVALLIKNAFDANPVPVPVQKFFSSAGAVAIPLGLLISGSTLAERLQHVRFTDRSLLKTAVAGSIIRLAVMPLLVLTVASFAAGHVQTREILIVQAAMPAAMFTLVLSRHYKGEPVTALVIIATTTLLGFATIPAWVALGQKWLL